In one Cloacibacillus porcorum genomic region, the following are encoded:
- a CDS encoding amidohydrolase family protein, whose protein sequence is MKIIDSHVHIYPEFLKKERDKIAAREPWFELLTASKVQKWGTAEELVAAMDESGVESALATTFAFRDQGLCREMNDYVLDAARRFPGRILPLAVVSPTRPGAAAEARRAFDLGAAGLGELFSDGQSFDLSCAEQLREICGICGEYNKFVLFHTAEQAGHQYAGKGAYGAREAAAFCRNFPLTRVVFAHFGGGLWAFTAMPEMRLLTSNACFDTAAWPWLYEPKILNAIFAIGAGDKILFGSDWPILGLARYEKLIAQTGLSLEEKEALLHGNAERLLA, encoded by the coding sequence ATGAAGATAATCGATTCCCACGTACACATATATCCCGAATTTCTTAAAAAAGAGCGCGACAAGATCGCCGCCCGCGAACCATGGTTTGAACTGCTGACCGCCTCTAAGGTGCAGAAATGGGGCACGGCGGAGGAGCTGGTGGCGGCGATGGACGAGAGCGGCGTCGAGAGCGCGCTTGCCACGACCTTTGCTTTCCGGGATCAGGGGCTCTGCCGCGAGATGAACGATTACGTCCTCGATGCGGCGCGCCGTTTTCCCGGGCGTATCCTACCGCTGGCCGTCGTCTCTCCGACGCGGCCCGGCGCGGCGGCGGAGGCGCGGCGCGCCTTTGACCTCGGCGCCGCAGGGCTGGGCGAGCTTTTTTCCGACGGACAGAGCTTCGACCTTTCGTGCGCGGAGCAGCTGCGGGAGATCTGCGGCATCTGCGGCGAATATAACAAATTTGTCCTGTTTCACACCGCGGAGCAGGCCGGCCATCAATATGCCGGCAAGGGAGCCTACGGCGCGCGCGAGGCGGCGGCCTTCTGCCGCAATTTTCCGCTGACGCGCGTAGTCTTCGCGCACTTCGGCGGCGGCCTCTGGGCCTTCACCGCGATGCCCGAGATGCGCCTGCTGACGTCGAACGCCTGTTTTGACACCGCCGCCTGGCCCTGGCTATATGAACCCAAAATACTTAACGCGATATTCGCGATAGGCGCGGGGGACAAAATATTGTTCGGCTCGGATTGGCCGATACTCGGCTTGGCAAGATATGAAAAGCTGATCGCGCAGACGGGGCTCTCCTTGGAGGAAAAAGAGGCGCTGCTGCACGGCAACGCGGAAAGGCTGCTTGCTTAG
- a CDS encoding metal-sensing transcriptional repressor, which translates to MKNKENCACCEKMTERTEEERKKLIHRLNRIEGQIRGIRGMVEKSVYCTDILVQSAAVTAAVNAFNKDLLASHIRNCVARDIRAGKDEVIDELVATLQKLMK; encoded by the coding sequence ATGAAAAATAAAGAAAATTGCGCCTGCTGCGAGAAGATGACCGAGCGCACCGAAGAAGAGCGTAAAAAACTGATCCACCGCCTCAACCGTATCGAGGGACAGATACGCGGAATTCGCGGGATGGTCGAAAAGAGCGTCTACTGTACGGATATTCTTGTACAGTCGGCGGCGGTGACGGCGGCGGTCAACGCCTTCAATAAAGACCTGCTGGCCAGCCACATCCGCAACTGCGTGGCGAGGGATATCCGGGCGGGAAAGGACGAGGTCATCGACGAGCTGGTCGCAACCCTGCAAAAGTTGATGAAATAG
- the rplL gene encoding 50S ribosomal protein L7/L12: MTREELIQAISEMSVLELSELVKELEEKFGVSAAAPAMMMPMGGMPAAGAAAPAEEEKTEFDVVLAEHGANKIGVIKVVREITGLGLKEAKEMVDGAPKTIKEAVAKEEAEEIKKKLEEAGAKVELK; this comes from the coding sequence ATGACACGTGAAGAACTCATCCAGGCTATCAGCGAAATGTCAGTACTCGAGCTTTCAGAGCTCGTTAAGGAACTCGAAGAGAAGTTCGGCGTCTCCGCGGCCGCTCCCGCGATGATGATGCCCATGGGCGGCATGCCCGCAGCCGGCGCCGCGGCTCCCGCAGAGGAAGAGAAGACCGAATTTGACGTAGTCCTCGCCGAGCACGGCGCGAACAAGATCGGCGTCATCAAGGTTGTCCGCGAGATCACCGGCCTTGGACTGAAGGAAGCCAAGGAGATGGTCGACGGCGCCCCCAAGACGATCAAGGAAGCCGTAGCGAAGGAAGAGGCCGAAGAGATAAAGAAGAAGCTCGAAGAGGCCGGCGCAAAGGTCGAACTGAAGTAA
- a CDS encoding TetR/AcrR family transcriptional regulator, whose amino-acid sequence MYKKGNKRKNQAEQTRRHIYETAAKLFTEKSFEEVTVNDIVAASGTSVGAFYHHFKNKQGIMVVTYRTLDEQYREYYRDIICGPECAGKCSIEKIELFMCNTVELIADIGRDFLSVFYQYILRDSSVSDSMLDSGREFFSILREMIAEGKKLGEIPEEVDTEQTIRDLTIIARGCEVEWCISRGKVEIDSQSMSLIKKYLRGLTA is encoded by the coding sequence ATGTACAAAAAAGGCAATAAAAGAAAAAACCAGGCGGAGCAGACGCGCAGGCATATTTACGAAACGGCTGCAAAACTTTTTACGGAGAAGAGCTTTGAGGAGGTTACGGTCAATGATATCGTTGCCGCTTCCGGAACCTCCGTCGGAGCCTTTTATCATCATTTCAAAAATAAACAAGGCATTATGGTCGTCACATATAGAACACTTGACGAACAGTACAGGGAATATTATCGTGACATTATATGCGGTCCGGAATGTGCTGGTAAATGCTCTATTGAAAAGATCGAACTATTTATGTGCAACACCGTAGAGCTTATCGCCGACATAGGCAGGGATTTTCTCTCCGTCTTTTATCAGTATATCCTTAGGGACAGCTCTGTCAGCGATTCTATGCTTGATTCCGGGAGAGAGTTTTTTTCGATATTGAGGGAAATGATAGCGGAGGGAAAAAAACTGGGAGAGATTCCCGAAGAGGTTGATACGGAACAGACAATTCGCGACCTGACTATAATAGCCAGAGGATGTGAGGTCGAATGGTGTATCAGCAGGGGAAAGGTTGAGATTGATTCACAGAGCATGAGCCTGATAAAGAAATATCTCCGCGGTCTCACCGCGTGA
- a CDS encoding YoaK family protein, with protein sequence MAESKRQMSDSLRVAMLLALAGGFLDAYTYVTRGGVFANAQTGNIVLFGINLFEGNFIAAKDYLVPIFAFFIGIIIAEMIKSRFRSNRALHWRQIVVLIEFAVLAAAAFMPQAYNTSVNALISFVCSLQVESFRKVKGSPFATTMCTGNLRSATEHLYNYHKSHDREALKNSGRYFLVIALFTAGAGIGAVVSKLFHFQAVLFAASLLLTAAIIMTKDPESANI encoded by the coding sequence ATGGCGGAAAGTAAAAGACAGATGTCCGATTCACTGAGGGTGGCGATGCTGCTCGCGCTTGCGGGCGGTTTTCTCGACGCCTATACCTACGTGACGCGCGGCGGCGTCTTTGCCAACGCGCAGACCGGTAATATCGTTCTCTTCGGTATAAATCTCTTCGAGGGAAATTTCATCGCGGCCAAAGATTATCTGGTGCCGATTTTCGCCTTTTTTATCGGAATAATCATCGCGGAGATGATAAAGAGCCGCTTTCGCAGTAACCGCGCCCTCCACTGGCGGCAAATCGTCGTCTTGATCGAATTTGCCGTGCTCGCCGCGGCGGCCTTCATGCCGCAGGCTTACAACACCTCGGTGAACGCCCTCATCTCCTTCGTCTGTTCTTTGCAGGTGGAGAGTTTCAGAAAGGTCAAGGGCAGCCCGTTCGCCACGACTATGTGCACGGGGAACCTGCGCAGCGCCACCGAGCATCTCTACAACTATCACAAAAGCCATGACCGCGAGGCGCTGAAAAACAGCGGCCGTTATTTTCTCGTGATCGCCCTCTTCACGGCGGGGGCCGGCATCGGCGCGGTGGTCTCCAAATTGTTTCATTTCCAGGCGGTCCTCTTTGCCGCGTCGCTGCTGCTGACGGCGGCGATCATTATGACAAAGGACCCTGAGTCGGCCAATATCTGA
- the rplJ gene encoding 50S ribosomal protein L10 — MPTQAKRENIDMLAEALKRSDAVFITEYRGLTVKKISAVRKLIRQAGGEMKVCKNTFMRIALSECGMVQASEIDFGPNGYVLSYGDAAAVAKVIRDFSKEKGNEALVIKGAILGGQQVLTKDQVFALADLPSKETLIAQVVGTIAAPLRGLVTVLSGPQRNFVTVLERIKEQKESAA; from the coding sequence ATGCCGACACAAGCAAAACGTGAAAATATCGATATGCTGGCAGAGGCTCTCAAAAGGAGCGACGCAGTCTTCATCACCGAATACCGCGGACTGACAGTCAAGAAGATAAGCGCGGTGCGTAAACTCATCCGTCAGGCCGGCGGTGAGATGAAGGTCTGCAAAAACACCTTTATGCGCATAGCCCTCAGCGAATGCGGCATGGTCCAGGCTTCCGAGATCGACTTCGGGCCCAACGGCTATGTCCTTTCCTACGGCGACGCGGCGGCGGTTGCCAAGGTGATCCGCGACTTCTCCAAGGAGAAGGGCAACGAAGCTCTTGTCATCAAAGGCGCCATCCTCGGAGGACAGCAGGTCCTCACGAAGGATCAGGTCTTCGCTCTCGCGGACCTTCCCTCAAAGGAGACGCTCATCGCTCAGGTCGTGGGCACCATCGCGGCTCCGCTTCGCGGTCTCGTTACCGTGCTCTCCGGTCCCCAGAGGAATTTTGTCACAGTCCTCGAGAGGATCAAGGAACAGAAAGAATCAGCGGCATAG
- a CDS encoding amidohydrolase family protein produces the protein MENYKKIKCGKLYDGIQAKLQEEMEILVCGKYIKEVGHNLPCPEGTEEIDLSHLSVTPGMIDAHVHPQFFSWRDLYKDVIFNSDGYRALATYHTAEKALHGGFTTIRSIGWFRESYELDVKRAISEGYLPGARMVVAAHILASSGSHGDMSQVVRSHPQLSDFLESTYVGTGNGPDFFQAAVRREKKIGGDFIKIMATGGFATPNDDPDDIQMSDGEFKAVFDTAKELKIPVTAHVYGTRLMQKLIGFGITGMEHGSLMDKETAKMFEATGTYLVPTFCPYQDAIEGDEESMSMKSPEFCRKLHFYQERLRRGREAILESNIKLGYGTDLVAVHESYESGWEYSAWLRSGADPFRALQAATKNNAEICGIEKIAGTIEKGKYADISGWGRDLLKDENALRDCSFVMKEGKVYQAESYVDL, from the coding sequence ATGGAAAATTACAAAAAGATCAAATGCGGAAAACTCTATGACGGCATACAGGCAAAGCTCCAGGAAGAGATGGAAATACTGGTCTGCGGAAAATATATAAAGGAAGTCGGACATAATCTTCCATGTCCCGAAGGTACAGAGGAAATAGACCTCTCGCACCTCTCGGTAACTCCTGGAATGATAGACGCGCATGTCCATCCGCAGTTTTTCAGCTGGCGTGATTTGTATAAAGATGTGATTTTCAACTCCGACGGATACCGCGCGCTGGCAACATACCATACCGCAGAAAAGGCCCTGCACGGCGGTTTTACAACGATACGTTCCATCGGGTGGTTCAGAGAGTCATATGAACTTGACGTAAAGCGGGCCATCAGCGAAGGGTACCTGCCAGGAGCGCGTATGGTGGTGGCGGCACATATCCTTGCCAGCTCAGGCAGCCACGGAGATATGTCGCAGGTAGTGCGCAGCCACCCACAGCTAAGCGATTTTCTGGAAAGCACCTATGTCGGCACGGGAAACGGACCCGATTTTTTCCAGGCCGCTGTCCGCAGAGAGAAGAAGATAGGCGGAGATTTTATTAAAATAATGGCGACAGGCGGTTTTGCCACGCCAAACGACGATCCTGACGATATACAGATGAGCGACGGTGAATTCAAGGCAGTCTTCGATACGGCAAAAGAGCTTAAAATACCAGTCACCGCGCATGTTTATGGGACAAGACTGATGCAAAAGCTGATCGGGTTCGGCATTACAGGAATGGAACACGGCTCTCTCATGGATAAAGAGACGGCAAAAATGTTCGAAGCGACGGGAACTTATCTGGTTCCCACCTTCTGTCCATACCAGGACGCCATAGAAGGCGACGAAGAGAGTATGTCGATGAAATCTCCCGAGTTCTGCCGTAAGCTCCATTTCTATCAGGAACGCCTGCGCAGGGGAAGAGAGGCCATACTTGAGAGCAATATCAAACTAGGATACGGAACGGATCTCGTCGCCGTCCACGAAAGCTACGAAAGCGGCTGGGAATACAGCGCCTGGCTGAGAAGCGGCGCAGACCCCTTCCGCGCCCTCCAAGCCGCCACAAAAAACAACGCTGAAATCTGCGGCATAGAAAAAATCGCCGGAACGATCGAAAAAGGTAAATACGCGGACATATCAGGCTGGGGCAGGGACCTTCTTAAAGATGAAAATGCTCTGCGGGACTGCTCTTTTGTAATGAAGGAGGGAAAGGTCTACCAAGCGGAAAGCTATGTCGATCTTTAA
- a CDS encoding metal-dependent hydrolase family protein has product MVTKLFYNAQIFDCTGNEPCDNGWLVTEDETIKEIGEGTAPAFSGAEKVDCRGMTLMPGLIDAHIHLSLFDNDLGNLHRRDYPAMHYVKALRVLKDTLDQGFTTARDAGGADAGFRVAVEQKLVPGPRLTVCGKSISMTGGHADMRYSTELSAPAISPFSAVIADGVAEVQKVAREQLRQGVDHLKIMAGGGCASQADEPDTTQYTIDEMKAVVHEAAAANKKVLAHCYSNNSMKMCADAGVYSIEHGNYLNEETARYLKERGCWLVPTLTTYFYMSEHGEELGIPAYFLRKMKMVRENALEAVHHAVNAGLDIGSGSDVVGDGQYHKNMEIGLKAKVMGAKAAIISATRENARLMKLDKKIGTLEVGKEADLILVAGNPLKNAESITVRDNIKLIIQRGSTYKNIL; this is encoded by the coding sequence ATGGTTACAAAACTATTTTATAACGCGCAGATTTTTGATTGTACCGGCAATGAGCCATGTGATAACGGCTGGCTTGTAACGGAAGATGAAACTATAAAAGAGATCGGTGAGGGCACGGCCCCGGCATTTTCCGGCGCAGAAAAAGTCGACTGCCGCGGCATGACGCTGATGCCCGGGCTTATCGACGCTCATATTCACTTGAGCCTTTTTGATAACGACCTTGGCAATCTGCATCGGCGGGACTACCCTGCGATGCACTATGTAAAGGCGTTAAGGGTACTAAAAGATACGCTTGACCAAGGATTTACGACCGCGCGTGATGCCGGAGGCGCAGATGCCGGTTTCAGAGTAGCCGTTGAGCAGAAGCTTGTACCCGGGCCGCGGCTGACCGTCTGTGGAAAGTCCATATCAATGACCGGCGGGCATGCCGACATGCGTTACTCCACGGAACTCTCAGCGCCGGCGATATCACCTTTTTCAGCAGTGATCGCGGACGGTGTTGCAGAAGTTCAAAAGGTTGCCCGCGAACAGCTTCGACAGGGTGTCGACCATCTAAAAATAATGGCAGGCGGCGGTTGTGCCAGCCAGGCTGATGAACCGGACACAACTCAGTATACAATCGACGAAATGAAAGCCGTTGTACACGAGGCTGCCGCGGCGAACAAAAAAGTTCTGGCTCACTGCTACTCGAACAACAGTATGAAGATGTGTGCCGACGCCGGCGTTTACAGCATCGAACATGGCAACTATCTTAATGAAGAGACAGCGCGTTACTTGAAGGAAAGAGGCTGTTGGCTGGTACCTACCCTTACCACATATTTTTACATGAGCGAGCATGGCGAAGAGCTGGGCATTCCGGCATACTTTCTTCGCAAGATGAAGATGGTGCGCGAAAACGCCCTGGAGGCGGTACATCATGCCGTGAACGCCGGCCTTGATATTGGCTCAGGATCTGATGTAGTGGGTGATGGGCAATATCATAAAAATATGGAAATAGGATTGAAGGCTAAAGTTATGGGTGCGAAAGCGGCTATCATTTCCGCGACTAGAGAAAACGCCCGGCTCATGAAACTTGATAAAAAAATAGGTACACTTGAAGTTGGCAAAGAGGCAGATCTGATACTTGTTGCCGGAAATCCTTTGAAAAATGCAGAATCTATTACCGTAAGAGACAACATAAAACTCATTATCCAAAGAGGATCTACCTATAAAAATATCCTTTAA
- a CDS encoding MFS transporter, which yields MLGAIFSSLKHRDFRIFWIGQCVSLMGTWMQRTALIWLVYTMTDSPFLVGLVGVAQFLPMLLFTLFAGAVVDRFPKRKILIVTQSLLMLQAFALAMLAFFNSEQYWQLLLLCAFLGITTTIDMPARLSFFADLVGKEDVMNAVSLNSSIVNLARIIGPAVAGIVMMKFGAAVCFLINALSFLAVIYSLTRIETKDSVAPPQKRNMLEEVKEGLAYIKNDETLYLNAVFLAIVSTFAMNSEVIIPVFAKTVLGMGAGAYTKLLSAAGAGSLAGAVTMASLSKKGVRKWILLVGAAATLSVQVLMAIAWNYALALLFVAMIGFFNLVFLNAGNSIFQVYAPDKYRGRVMSVYSFLTQGSLPVGNFFAGTAMQAFGGWAGYPACGLTAFICLALFMGNKKEVVKGWFRAASLQE from the coding sequence ATGCTGGGAGCAATATTTTCTTCGTTAAAACACCGGGACTTCCGTATCTTCTGGATCGGGCAGTGCGTCTCGTTAATGGGAACCTGGATGCAGCGCACGGCGCTCATATGGCTCGTCTACACGATGACCGATTCGCCATTCCTCGTCGGACTCGTCGGCGTCGCGCAGTTCCTGCCGATGCTGCTCTTCACTCTCTTTGCGGGCGCGGTCGTGGACCGTTTCCCAAAACGTAAGATATTGATCGTAACGCAGTCGCTGCTGATGCTGCAGGCCTTCGCGCTGGCAATGCTGGCCTTCTTCAACTCCGAGCAGTACTGGCAGCTGCTCTTGCTCTGCGCCTTTCTCGGCATCACGACGACGATCGACATGCCGGCGCGCCTCTCGTTTTTCGCCGACCTGGTCGGCAAAGAGGATGTCATGAACGCCGTTTCGCTGAACTCATCGATCGTCAATCTCGCGCGCATCATCGGCCCCGCCGTCGCGGGGATCGTAATGATGAAATTCGGCGCGGCCGTCTGTTTCCTCATCAACGCGCTGAGCTTCCTCGCCGTCATCTACAGCCTGACGCGCATCGAGACGAAAGACAGCGTCGCCCCTCCCCAAAAGAGGAATATGTTGGAGGAGGTCAAAGAGGGGCTGGCCTATATCAAAAATGACGAAACTCTCTATCTCAACGCCGTCTTTCTCGCCATCGTCAGTACCTTCGCGATGAACAGCGAGGTCATCATCCCCGTATTTGCCAAGACCGTCCTCGGCATGGGCGCGGGAGCCTATACGAAGCTGCTGTCCGCGGCGGGCGCGGGATCGCTTGCCGGAGCCGTCACGATGGCCTCGCTCTCCAAAAAGGGTGTCAGAAAATGGATACTTCTCGTGGGAGCCGCCGCGACCCTTTCGGTACAGGTACTGATGGCGATCGCCTGGAACTATGCGCTGGCGCTGCTTTTCGTGGCGATGATCGGCTTCTTCAACCTCGTTTTCCTCAACGCGGGAAACTCCATCTTCCAGGTCTATGCGCCCGACAAATACCGCGGCCGCGTGATGAGCGTCTATTCCTTCCTCACCCAGGGCTCGCTGCCGGTCGGCAACTTCTTCGCCGGCACCGCGATGCAGGCGTTCGGAGGCTGGGCCGGCTATCCCGCCTGCGGCCTCACGGCCTTCATCTGCCTCGCGCTCTTCATGGGAAATAAAAAAGAGGTTGTGAAAGGCTGGTTCCGCGCCGCAAGCCTCCAGGAGTGA
- a CDS encoding sodium:solute symporter family protein — translation MENSGPSFAFYCVAIYLVFISVLGVYLAKRVKNQEDYAVAGRSLPVYVLVGTLIATWMGAGTVMGGANSLGYQFGFGVAIAFSLASPIGQLILTFISKKIRRQNAQTVPEVIEKVYGAEARFISTIIILLAYLGVVAYQFLGVGTLLQSTLGISVETGTIIAFVVIIATSLFGGLYSVAYTDFISCLMIMVGLLIGVPLAVCNAGGFSAVIARLPEGHMGFGNLSFVQVLGFFLPTFVYLMGDQNMYQRFFAAKDEDTALKGGLWWSLLTLLIGIIVSIAAITSRALYPDIKPAQAFIYLAQHGMPMFIGGISVAAVAAFIVTTANSFLLSIGVSTSWDLYARYFDRNADQKKMLKVSRICVLGLGVLGYIMIKYFPNILALQMYAYTMYGAAISPALVAAVVCPERVTKLGGLGSMVAGGVVTLVMEVLKKQGWGFAVTYPSVLPAVICSILVLCLFQKRSAA, via the coding sequence GTGGAAAATTCAGGTCCAAGTTTTGCTTTCTATTGCGTCGCTATTTACCTTGTGTTTATATCTGTTTTAGGCGTCTATCTTGCAAAAAGAGTTAAGAACCAGGAGGACTATGCCGTAGCGGGCCGTTCTCTTCCCGTTTATGTGCTTGTCGGCACGCTCATTGCCACATGGATGGGCGCCGGCACGGTGATGGGGGGCGCAAATTCTCTCGGCTACCAATTTGGTTTCGGTGTTGCTATCGCCTTCTCGCTTGCTTCTCCGATAGGCCAGCTTATTCTCACTTTTATATCGAAAAAAATTCGCCGCCAGAACGCGCAGACGGTACCGGAGGTCATTGAAAAGGTATATGGAGCTGAGGCGAGGTTTATTTCAACGATAATCATACTTCTTGCCTACCTTGGCGTTGTCGCCTACCAATTTTTAGGCGTAGGTACCTTATTGCAGTCCACATTGGGAATCTCTGTTGAAACGGGAACGATAATCGCATTCGTGGTAATTATCGCGACGTCGCTTTTCGGTGGACTTTACTCGGTGGCGTATACGGATTTCATCAGTTGCTTGATGATAATGGTAGGGCTTCTCATCGGTGTCCCTTTAGCCGTATGCAATGCGGGAGGGTTTTCTGCGGTTATCGCCCGTCTTCCGGAGGGACATATGGGATTTGGAAATCTCTCTTTTGTACAGGTGCTGGGATTTTTCCTTCCGACGTTCGTCTATCTTATGGGCGATCAGAATATGTACCAGCGTTTCTTTGCCGCTAAAGACGAAGACACGGCATTAAAGGGCGGCCTGTGGTGGTCGCTGCTGACGCTGCTGATTGGAATAATCGTATCGATAGCGGCGATTACCTCGCGCGCCCTTTACCCGGATATTAAACCGGCACAGGCCTTTATCTACCTTGCCCAGCATGGGATGCCAATGTTCATAGGGGGGATATCGGTGGCGGCGGTCGCGGCATTTATAGTGACTACAGCAAATTCTTTCCTGTTATCTATAGGCGTAAGCACGAGTTGGGATCTATACGCACGCTATTTTGACCGTAATGCGGATCAGAAGAAGATGCTGAAGGTTTCTCGAATCTGTGTCCTTGGGCTTGGCGTCCTGGGATATATAATGATCAAATACTTCCCGAATATCCTTGCCCTTCAGATGTATGCCTACACGATGTATGGAGCCGCGATATCGCCTGCGCTTGTGGCGGCGGTCGTATGTCCTGAAAGGGTGACGAAGCTTGGCGGTCTTGGTTCCATGGTTGCCGGCGGTGTAGTCACTCTTGTGATGGAAGTTCTAAAAAAACAGGGCTGGGGTTTTGCAGTTACATATCCCTCTGTACTTCCGGCGGTGATTTGTTCTATCCTAGTGCTCTGTTTATTTCAAAAACGTAGCGCCGCTTAA
- a CDS encoding GntR family transcriptional regulator gives MPKISLADQAANKIRSLIQENKLMPGAHINIDFLAKEFGISQTPIREALKKLIAEGIAVYRPKVGYSVRNLTLHEYLQVSEIHQVLETYLVKELAKMPFIVDMVSLNTINQELQSHIKENDLEGMARANDNFHRKLYENYHNKLLVSRLFDLWNEVRSLRNMMYENKIFTSKMVREHEVIIAAIAKGDPEAAERAITDHYISGRESAIISFPIGAHEERE, from the coding sequence TTGCCCAAAATATCTCTTGCCGACCAGGCCGCCAATAAAATCAGAAGCCTCATACAGGAAAACAAACTAATGCCTGGCGCGCATATCAACATAGATTTTCTCGCAAAAGAATTTGGCATAAGCCAGACTCCCATCCGAGAGGCGCTGAAGAAACTTATCGCGGAGGGAATTGCAGTTTATAGACCAAAGGTAGGGTATTCGGTCCGCAATCTTACCCTTCACGAATACCTGCAAGTTTCAGAGATACACCAAGTCCTTGAAACCTATCTGGTCAAAGAGCTCGCAAAAATGCCGTTTATTGTTGATATGGTGTCTCTCAATACCATAAACCAAGAACTGCAAAGCCACATAAAAGAAAACGACCTCGAAGGGATGGCCCGCGCCAACGATAATTTTCATAGAAAACTATATGAAAATTATCATAACAAGTTATTAGTATCCCGTCTTTTCGATCTCTGGAATGAAGTGCGTTCTCTAAGAAATATGATGTATGAGAATAAAATTTTCACCAGCAAGATGGTCAGAGAACACGAGGTAATTATCGCTGCTATCGCAAAAGGCGATCCGGAAGCCGCAGAACGGGCGATAACGGATCACTATATAAGCGGCAGAGAGAGCGCGATAATATCCTTCCCCATAGGAGCACATGAAGAGAGAGAGTAA
- a CDS encoding DUF5058 family protein gives MVSEIFNAVWLYLVVLVIILLVLAQCVVFMRKAWRRALGLGISEAQLKNTLVSGISISIMPTLPVLIVFLALTPLLGSPLPWLRLSVIGSAQYESYAASVALQSVGEKLIPGGYSLKGWISAAWVMTIGGSACVLWSSLAIKPISLMYEKIEAKMDKRFVYAIGGGALSGVMAFVTVAFGLSAVSTNGVVFGVSFAFGAFLVLLQRKRPESKWIGEYLMTISMLVAMAAACIIF, from the coding sequence ATGGTATCTGAGATCTTCAACGCGGTATGGCTCTATCTTGTAGTCTTAGTCATCATTTTATTGGTATTGGCGCAATGCGTGGTCTTTATGCGCAAGGCTTGGAGGCGGGCGCTGGGATTGGGAATCTCCGAGGCACAGTTAAAAAATACCCTCGTCTCGGGGATCAGTATCAGCATCATGCCAACGCTGCCCGTGCTGATCGTATTTCTCGCTCTGACACCGCTGCTGGGATCTCCCCTGCCCTGGCTCAGGCTCTCGGTCATCGGCTCCGCACAGTATGAGTCTTATGCGGCAAGCGTAGCCCTGCAGAGCGTGGGCGAGAAACTTATCCCCGGCGGTTACTCGCTGAAAGGCTGGATATCCGCCGCCTGGGTAATGACTATCGGCGGCAGCGCCTGCGTACTCTGGTCGTCTCTCGCGATAAAGCCTATATCTTTAATGTACGAGAAGATTGAGGCGAAGATGGACAAGCGTTTCGTTTACGCGATCGGCGGCGGAGCATTGTCGGGCGTGATGGCCTTTGTAACGGTCGCCTTTGGATTAAGCGCAGTTTCTACTAACGGGGTGGTCTTTGGCGTCAGCTTTGCCTTCGGCGCGTTTCTCGTCCTGCTCCAACGCAAACGTCCGGAGAGTAAATGGATCGGCGAATATCTCATGACTATCAGTATGCTCGTAGCCATGGCTGCGGCCTGTATAATATTCTAA